A stretch of DNA from Natrinema salaciae:
AAAACGCCTGCGAAATCTCGTCGCGCTCGGTGTTGCGCTCGAGCTCCTCGAGCGCGTCGAGCAGCTGGTGCTCCGCGTGATAGATGTCCTCGAGACCGTGCTCAAACAGGTCCTGAATAGTGTCCAGACTCATGGGTATCCGGTCGAACGTCCAGCGCTCGAGTCAAAAAGCCGGAAGCCTGCGACGGCAGGCGCCAGTGTCCACAACAACACCGTGCCGTGCTGTCGCAGCTACTTCTCGGCGTCCTCGACGCGGTCGGCGTGTTTCTCGAGGTCGGCAGCCAGCGCGCGGGCCTGGGTCGGCGTCAACTCGAGGTCGATCATGTGCTTCGGCAGGTACTCCTCGGACAAGTTGTCGAACTCGACCTGCAGGTGTACATCCTCGGGTTCCTCACGGGCAGCGGTCGCGTTCACGACCGCGATAGACTCCCATTCGAACGCCTCGCCGATCGCGTTCCCCTCGACGTACTCGAGCGTGCTGTCGGCGGTGACCGGCATCAGTCGATCGGACATTTCAGTTCGACTCACACGGTGCGATCACTTATACCGCTGGCTGTCACGAGCACCGAACCGCCGCCGACCGCAGGATCGGACGTGGTCACTGACTGCCGGCAGTGTCTGCGATCGCGATCCGCTGTTCCGACCGCGCTCTCGAAGCCCCTGTCCATGCGCGTGTCCCACATCACTCGGCCGACGCTACGAGTTCGAGCACCTGTCCAACCGCGACCAGTGACCCGACGTCCCGCGAAACGGCGACGAAGCCGGACGACGCGATACGTGATCGGCCGAGACTCGAGCGAGGGGTTGCACGGATAGCTGTCGGACCACCGTTCTCGCCGACCGTAACGATCACCGTGAATTGCATGAAACGAGCGCCACACGTACCGGCTGTTTTTGCCACAAGTGGATCGCGGGGCCGATTTCACGGGCCCGAAGAAACAGCCGAAACAACGGTCCGAGAAGAGAGCGACTCGAGCCACAGTGCCACCGATCGTCGCCGGGCGTTAGTCCGCGTGCCGTGTCGCTCGTGTCTCCCGCCCGCAGAAGCGGCTATTATAAGCGACATATGGCCGCTTCTCGAACATAATTGGCCACTCATTCCCGGCAGACCGGGTTTACTGGCAGTATACTCGAAATACAGGTTCGTTCGATCGAGCAATCTCTCGTAACTATTCCTCGAACGAGAGTTCTACTTCCGACGGACGGTTGGCATCGATTCGTCTCCTGGTACCCACCCGGTTATAGCTGGCCTGATACAACCCCAGTTAGCACTCCCCATCCGAACCCTCGATCCCTCGGCGGCAGTATCCGTCAGAGATAGCGGCATAATCCACCCATAAGACAGAGCACGGGTATCGTTTGCAGCCGAAGCGATACTTATGCATCCGTGGTTCGAAAGGTCGCCAATGACTGATACAGCCGAATGCAAACCAGAGCCGGTCGAGCAGGAAGCGGAGGAGCGCGACGACGCCCACCTCGACGATATCGAAGAGGGAGCCGGCTGTACGGAAATCTGGGAACACCTCGCCGAACAACGCGAGGAGTAAGGCGATAATTTCGCCCCGGCAACGACCTTTTTGACGGCGA
This window harbors:
- a CDS encoding DUF6360 family protein, which gives rise to MSDRLMPVTADSTLEYVEGNAIGEAFEWESIAVVNATAAREEPEDVHLQVEFDNLSEEYLPKHMIDLELTPTQARALAADLEKHADRVEDAEK